A genomic window from Halogeometricum borinquense DSM 11551 includes:
- a CDS encoding DUF7576 family protein: MVDPTSNLGEDIDESDAPSCSNCDEPIIQSATHRVVTWVEDEQVKYRHFCSDDCRDEYGE, encoded by the coding sequence ATGGTAGACCCGACCTCTAACCTCGGGGAGGATATCGACGAATCCGACGCCCCGTCGTGTTCGAACTGCGATGAACCGATTATCCAATCCGCGACGCACCGCGTCGTCACGTGGGTCGAAGACGAACAGGTCAAATATCGGCACTTCTGTTCGGACGACTGCCGCGACGAGTACGGTGAGTAA